TATTAGCTTTCCAAGCAGCTATTAATTCATTTGTAACAGGCTCGCACTTCTGTTCATAAGTATCAATTTTATAATTGATTACATCCAGAGTTTCCTGTATATCTTGCATTTTTTTATCTAAGCTAGCTTTTGTTTCGATAAGTATTTCTCTTCTTACTTCCTTGGTTGATTCTCCCTGAATACCAAGTTGTATATATTCACGAATATCATTTAATGAAACTCCTGCTTTTTTAAACCTCATAGCAAACTCAATCCAGTTAATTGACATCTTATCATAATCTCTAATTCCTGATTCAGTTCTACGAACCTTCGGAATTAAACCTATTCTTTCATAATATCTCAAATTGTCTATAGATATCCCGGTTACTTTCGCAGCCTCTTTTATTACCATTGCTCTACCTCCGTAAAAGTTTTGTCTAATATTTTGATATATAAAATAATATTACCACCTTAAGTCAGCTCTAAGTCAAGCACTAAATATAATATCTTCAATTCGTAATTTAAAAACAACAAATAAAAGCAGATATACTAAAGCCAAAGTTGGTTGGTATATAAGTATCGACTTTTTTATTAGTTTTTAATGTATTCGTTACAGATCTTGAAATAAAACCTCTATCATTGATAAGAATATCGCCCTCTTTTAGAGCTTTACTTTTCAGTGAAATATCTCCACTAAGCTCCATATCATGCAGTTTTATTGAATCAAAAGCTATTTCTTCAATAATTCCTCCATCGTCCATTAGGCCTCTTAATGTTGCTAGCTTATAACCACGGGTAGACTCGCCTTCAAATCTAATAACCTCAGAGTTTTCATAGTTAGAATTGTTCAAATTTACTAATATTTTTGTGCAATCTAATATGTGTATCTGAGGTAATATTTTAAGTTTTGCAAATTTGTAAGTTTTTAATTTTGTAGATCTAAATTACGAATTGAAGTGATGATATATTGAGACTTGCATACTCAATAAAAGAAGGTAAGGTTTCAGGATCATTAATAATGGGTAAGATTGGTTATTATGCAAGACAAAATAGTTTAGCTAAAGCCCT
This window of the Clostridium estertheticum genome carries:
- a CDS encoding MerR family transcriptional regulator; its protein translation is MVIKEAAKVTGISIDNLRYYERIGLIPKVRRTESGIRDYDKMSINWIEFAMRFKKAGVSLNDIREYIQLGIQGESTKEVRREILIETKASLDKKMQDIQETLDVINYKIDTYEQKCEPVTNELIAAWKANRKKQEML